TGCGCCGACCGGGATGCAGAAAACTCCGCGGCACCCAGGTGGGTGTTAGGCGGAGGATTCCCCCTGTGGCGTCCATCGCGCGGTCCAGGATCTTTCCCACGTTGTCTCGGTTGTAGGGCTTCGACTGGGACATTGTGCACCTTTCTCCTTGCCGCTAGAGTCCAAGACCGATGAGTTAGACCTTCCTACCATCCGACAAAACGATCGGCAGAACCGTTGCTCTCGTACGGCGTATTTTTACCCGTCAGATGGGCAAAAGCAAGTTACCCGTACTGCGGGTCATTCCCACTTTTGCAAAACCTGTGACAAGCCACAAGTACAAAGCGTTCTAGAGGCAATTCATGAATTGCCCCTGCCAACATACCGTTTTGCCCCGATGAACGTATTTTGGGGGCGATTCATGAATCGCCCCTACCGCGTGCGGAGGGCCACGCTTGTCGGGTCCGTTTTTTTCGGAGGGACGTGCTTGTCACGTCCGCTGTGCAACGTTCGATGATCAATTCCCTTTGCCCGGGCACGACAAGCGTGCCCCTCCGGTGCTTTTTCTCGGAGGGACCCGCTTGTCGGGTCCGTTAATCCACGTTCGATGTTCCATTTGCTTTCGCCGGGCACGACAAGCGTGCCCCTCCGATGTTTATTGGACGCCGTGGAAGGCGCCCCTCCTGGTAGGCGCAATTCATGAATTGTCCCTGCCAACATACCGTTTTGCCCTGATGAACGTATTTTGGGGGCGATTCATGAATTGTTCCCACGATACGGTGAAAACTCGAATCCGTCACAGATTCTTTCCAAGAAGTCAAAGAAAATCCCTCTGGCAAGGTTAGAATAATGCCAGTAGGTTAAACCAATGGGTAAATATGAGCAGGATCTTTCAATGACCTGGGTGTGTCCGTACTGTCAGGGCAGGCGACCGGTTCCGCCACCCGCGACCGCGGGTCAGGCCGTCTGTCCGTATTGTCGGCGACCGGTCATGATGCCCCAGGTTGAAGGACAGAAGTCACCGAATAGGGGCGAGGAGTCTGTTTCCCTTCCGACGGGCATTCCAAATGATGATCCTTTTTGGGAGTTGCGGAACCGAATTACTCGCAGCAAAAGACGGACCGCCTGGTACTGGTGGATTGGGGCATTTGTCGGTCTCGCCTGTCTGGGAGCTGTCATCGCAGGCATCTGGTGGGTGGAAAACGCCCAGCAGGGCGGGGCCAATCTGACAAAGGTATCTCCCCCGGCTCCCGAGAAACGACCGCCACCTCCTCTTCGTTGGTCGCCCCATCAGGTGTTTGTCGCCCGAACGCTGGAACAAGCCCGCCAGGCGGTCGTTAAGATCGAGATCCCGCTTGAGGCGGGAACGGCGGTGGAAACCGGTACCGGATTCTTTATCGGCGATCGCGGATGGATTGCCACTAACAATCATCTGGTCCAGAACATGAACAGCCGGGCCTATGTTCGCTCGGCAGATGGGCAAACGTATCGGATCGCCGGAGTTGTCATCCAGGCTCCAGAAATGGACCTGGCCATCCTCCAACTTGCGGAGCGCCCGGCGAAGACGACGGTTCTAGATCTCAGCTATGATGGCACACCTGCCCTGGGTACGGAGGTCTATGCCATCGGACATCCGTACAATGTGGACTTTTCCCTGTCGCGGGGGGTGGTGAGCCGCGTTCTCACCACCGCCGAGCTGATTCAAAATTTCCCCGACCACATCGTGGCCAAGATTCACTCTCCACCCAACATGGTGTGGATACAGCATGACGCCAAGATCTCGCCTGGCAACAGCGGTGGGCCGCTTCTCGACGGTGCCGGAAGAGTCCTGGGAGTGAACACCTTTGTGCACCGGCTGGCCCAGTATGGATTCGCCAGCCACATTCGATATCTGCGGGAATTAATGGCTCGGGCAAAAGATGCCCCGGTACGTCCCCTTCCGGAACCCCGCGCCCCATCTCTGGAAAATGTGTCTCCTGAGCAGATTGTGGACCTTACGCAAATCGATCCGCTTTGGAATGCAGCTACAGCGATGGGGTGGAACCCCCAGACACCGGATCAGTATCGCCAGATTTCAGAACTTGCGCGGATCGCCAATATCGTGAAATACCTCCAGGTCCGTGGTCAAATTCCTGAGGGCGTTCCACCCGAGATTATCGATCGCGCGGCCACTCAGCTCGAATCTCGATTTATGTCGTTGGATCCGGGCGTGTTGTCAGTTGCGGTAACGGAAAAGCTCAACAGCTTTGCCGTCCAATCATTAAACCAGGTTCAATCGGGAATTGTGTGCGTGGGCGTTGTGGCGAGCCCGGTGCAAGGGACGGCAGTCCTTGTGGCAGTAGGAGAACGCCCACGGCATCTGCTGCTTCGGTTGCGGCCGGATCCCCCTCCGCTTCAGATATCACAGCGGGTCTTTGTCGCTGGCCTCATTTTGCCACAGGTGGCCGAAATTCGATTGGGAAACCAAAATGCTGCCGAACAGGTCCCGGTCATTCTGGCAATGTTCGTCATTCCTTTGGAGAAACAGTCTACCGCGGGCGACACAACCGCGGCACCGGCACCCTGAAGCCGGCCAGTTTTGCCCTCCATGTGTGGTGAAACGAAAAGAGTGGTTCAAACAGTTTTTCCTAAAAGACGATCCACTGCCGCCCCGATGTCGGGCTCCCGCATCAAGCTTTCGCCAACGAGAACGGCTTTCACTCCGGCCGCCGCCAGCCGCCGCACATCTTCATGACTCTGAATGCCGCTCTCTCCCACGACAAGGCGATCAGGCGGGATCTCCGCCCGAAGGCGAATGGTGTGGTTCAAATCCACTTCGAAAGTACGGAGGTTTCGATTGTTAATGCCGATAAGCTTGGCCCCCAGCTCCACAACCCGCCGTAGATTCTCCGGTTCATAAATCTCCACCAGGGGCGTCATGTCCCACTTGATCACCTCTTCGTAGAGTTGGGGCAGTTGCTCGTCGTTGAGACATTCCGCGATGAGGAGCACCGCGTCAGCCCCGTAGGCACGGGCTTCAAGAACCTGGTAAGGGTCAAGAATAAAATCCTTTCGCAGTACGGGAATATTGACAGCGTCCTTGATCCAGCGAAGAAATTCGATATGGCCCTGAAAATACGGTTCATCGGTTAGAACGCTGATACAAGCCGCCCCGTGTTGTTCGTAAATTCGGGCAATCTCAACCGGATCGAAGCTCTCTCGAATGACGCCCTTCGAAGGGCTGGCCTTCTTGACTTCGGCAATGAGTGCCATCCCCGGGGCATCGCGAATGGCGGCTAGAAAATCCCGTGGCGGGGCCTGTTCCTCGACCAAACGGCGGAGATGATCTTCGGGCGCAAAAATTTTTGC
This is a stretch of genomic DNA from Thermogutta terrifontis. It encodes these proteins:
- a CDS encoding S1C family serine protease — its product is MTWVCPYCQGRRPVPPPATAGQAVCPYCRRPVMMPQVEGQKSPNRGEESVSLPTGIPNDDPFWELRNRITRSKRRTAWYWWIGAFVGLACLGAVIAGIWWVENAQQGGANLTKVSPPAPEKRPPPPLRWSPHQVFVARTLEQARQAVVKIEIPLEAGTAVETGTGFFIGDRGWIATNNHLVQNMNSRAYVRSADGQTYRIAGVVIQAPEMDLAILQLAERPAKTTVLDLSYDGTPALGTEVYAIGHPYNVDFSLSRGVVSRVLTTAELIQNFPDHIVAKIHSPPNMVWIQHDAKISPGNSGGPLLDGAGRVLGVNTFVHRLAQYGFASHIRYLRELMARAKDAPVRPLPEPRAPSLENVSPEQIVDLTQIDPLWNAATAMGWNPQTPDQYRQISELARIANIVKYLQVRGQIPEGVPPEIIDRAATQLESRFMSLDPGVLSVAVTEKLNSFAVQSLNQVQSGIVCVGVVASPVQGTAVLVAVGERPRHLLLRLRPDPPPLQISQRVFVAGLILPQVAEIRLGNQNAAEQVPVILAMFVIPLEKQSTAGDTTAAPAP
- the trpC gene encoding indole-3-glycerol phosphate synthase TrpC, which encodes MASILDRIVATKREEIERAKIFAPEDHLRRLVEEQAPPRDFLAAIRDAPGMALIAEVKKASPSKGVIRESFDPVEIARIYEQHGAACISVLTDEPYFQGHIEFLRWIKDAVNIPVLRKDFILDPYQVLEARAYGADAVLLIAECLNDEQLPQLYEEVIKWDMTPLVEIYEPENLRRVVELGAKLIGINNRNLRTFEVDLNHTIRLRAEIPPDRLVVGESGIQSHEDVRRLAAAGVKAVLVGESLMREPDIGAAVDRLLGKTV